The Kitasatospora setae KM-6054 genome contains a region encoding:
- a CDS encoding amino acid permease, with protein MTQQATDEATGPVPDEEGYQRGLGNRQIQMIAIGGAIGTGLFLGAGTAISKAGPSLILSYAVAGVVIYVIMRALGELLTYRPVSGSFAEYAREFLGPFAGFVTGWTYWLFWVVTGMAETTAAAVYVRFWAPGIPQWTTALAFLLLLYAANLISVKLFGEIEFWFSMVKVTAILGMILIGVGVLTLGFSDAGDTASVTNLWQDGGFFPKGIGATVMTLQIVMFAYLGVELVGVTAGESEDPEKTLPRAINTLPLRIALFYVGALVVILSLVPWSEFQPGVSPFVAAFGKIGIPAAAGIINFVVLTAALSSCNSGMYSTGRMLRDLALRRQAPGRLTRLNARRTPAAAITVSCLLMGAGVVLNYCVPERAFQYITSIATVCGLWTWGVILASQIRYRAAWRAGRLPAPTFRAPGGNWSRWLALAFLGLVAVLIAIDPDARISLYVFPGWALCLAAGYTVLRRRDPAALHADGGAGADAAGQATRQATRQSGGQAGGPAGDGDGRAGTGG; from the coding sequence ATGACGCAGCAGGCGACGGACGAGGCGACCGGGCCGGTCCCCGACGAGGAGGGCTACCAGCGCGGCCTGGGCAACCGGCAGATCCAGATGATCGCGATCGGCGGCGCGATCGGCACCGGCCTGTTCCTCGGCGCCGGCACCGCCATCTCCAAGGCCGGACCCAGCCTGATCCTCAGCTACGCGGTGGCCGGCGTGGTGATCTACGTGATCATGCGGGCGCTCGGCGAACTGCTCACCTACCGCCCGGTGTCCGGCAGCTTCGCCGAGTACGCCCGGGAGTTCCTCGGCCCGTTCGCCGGCTTCGTCACCGGCTGGACGTACTGGCTGTTCTGGGTGGTCACCGGCATGGCCGAGACCACCGCCGCCGCCGTCTACGTCCGCTTCTGGGCGCCCGGCATCCCGCAGTGGACCACCGCGCTGGCCTTCCTGCTGCTGCTGTACGCCGCCAACCTGATCTCGGTGAAGCTGTTCGGCGAGATCGAGTTCTGGTTCTCCATGGTCAAGGTCACCGCGATCCTCGGGATGATCCTGATCGGCGTCGGCGTGCTCACCCTCGGCTTCTCGGACGCCGGCGACACCGCCTCGGTCACCAACCTCTGGCAGGACGGCGGCTTCTTCCCGAAGGGGATCGGCGCCACCGTGATGACCCTGCAGATCGTCATGTTCGCCTACCTCGGCGTCGAGCTGGTCGGCGTCACCGCGGGCGAGAGCGAGGACCCGGAGAAGACCCTGCCGCGGGCCATCAACACGCTGCCGCTGCGGATCGCGCTGTTCTACGTCGGCGCGCTGGTGGTCATCCTGTCGCTGGTGCCGTGGAGCGAGTTCCAGCCCGGCGTCAGCCCGTTCGTCGCCGCGTTCGGCAAGATCGGCATCCCGGCGGCGGCCGGCATCATCAACTTCGTGGTGCTCACCGCCGCGCTCTCCTCCTGCAACTCCGGCATGTACTCCACCGGCCGGATGCTGCGCGACCTGGCCCTGCGCCGGCAGGCCCCCGGCCGGCTCACCCGGCTCAACGCCCGCCGCACCCCCGCCGCCGCGATCACCGTCTCCTGCCTGCTGATGGGCGCCGGCGTGGTGCTCAACTACTGCGTCCCCGAGCGGGCGTTCCAGTACATCACCTCGATCGCCACCGTCTGCGGCCTGTGGACCTGGGGCGTCATCCTGGCCAGCCAGATCCGCTACCGCGCCGCCTGGCGGGCCGGCCGGCTGCCCGCCCCGACCTTCCGCGCCCCCGGCGGCAACTGGAGCCGATGGCTCGCGCTGGCCTTCCTCGGCCTGGTCGCCGTCCTGATCGCGATCGACCCCGACGCCCGGATCTCGCTGTACGTCTTCCCCGGCTGGGCGCTCTGCCTGGCGGCCGGCTACACGGTGCTGCGCCGCCGCGACCCGGCCGCCCTGCACGCCGACGGCGGGGCCGGCGCGGACGCCGCCGGACAGGCCACCCGACAGGCCACCAGACAGTCCGGCGGACAGGCCGGCGGGCCCGCCGGGGACGGCGACGGGCGGGCGGGAACGGGCGGCTGA
- a CDS encoding MerR family transcriptional regulator yields the protein MPGRELWSYVEIARHINVRAETVRNYKRHGLLPEPDETDRAGHPRWYPETIHDWARARPGRR from the coding sequence ATGCCCGGCCGAGAGCTCTGGTCCTACGTCGAGATCGCCCGGCACATCAACGTGCGGGCCGAGACCGTCCGCAACTACAAACGGCACGGACTGCTGCCCGAACCCGACGAGACCGACCGGGCCGGGCACCCCCGCTGGTACCCGGAGACCATCCACGACTGGGCCCGGGCCCGCCCCGGACGGCGGTAG
- a CDS encoding putative leader peptide, whose product MRSVDVSNQAPGTRLVARLHVDLCRLASAICPGSAA is encoded by the coding sequence ATGCGTTCCGTCGATGTGAGCAATCAGGCCCCAGGCACCCGCCTCGTGGCGCGCCTGCACGTCGACCTGTGCCGGCTCGCCAGCGCGATCTGTCCCGGCAGCGCCGCGTAA
- a CDS encoding DUF2017 domain-containing protein yields the protein MAGLFENAGEGAAIALDEFEASILRSLEVQMLELIGPPPGVESDDPLAALFAEGPSTAPEDPALLRLFPDAYGGPEAPEDPRTAERAAEFRRYTELDLRARKREDALAVVRALDGLGGEGGVLRVPPDDYQRWLGALNDLRLTLGTRLEVSDEEDDGLYRLPDSDPRKPLVIAYLWLGAMQESLLGVMAD from the coding sequence ATGGCCGGATTGTTCGAGAACGCGGGCGAGGGCGCGGCGATCGCGCTGGACGAGTTCGAGGCCTCCATCCTGCGCTCGCTCGAAGTGCAGATGCTGGAGCTGATCGGCCCGCCGCCCGGCGTCGAGAGCGACGACCCGCTGGCCGCGCTGTTCGCCGAGGGCCCCAGCACGGCCCCCGAGGACCCGGCGCTGCTGCGGCTGTTCCCCGACGCGTACGGCGGCCCGGAGGCGCCCGAGGACCCGCGGACCGCCGAGCGGGCCGCCGAGTTCCGCCGCTACACCGAGCTGGACCTGCGGGCCCGCAAGCGGGAGGACGCGCTGGCGGTCGTCCGGGCGCTGGACGGGCTGGGCGGCGAGGGCGGCGTGCTCCGGGTCCCGCCGGACGACTACCAGCGCTGGCTGGGCGCGCTGAACGACCTGCGGCTGACCCTGGGCACCCGGCTGGAGGTCAGCGACGAGGAGGACGACGGCCTGTACCGGCTGCCCGACTCCGACCCGCGCAAGCCGCTGGTGATCGCCTACCTGTGGCTGGGCGCGATGCAGGAGAGCCTGCTGGGCGTGATGGCGGACTGA
- a CDS encoding branched-chain amino acid transaminase — MAIDESSVIWFDGALVPWREARVHVLTHALHYGTGVLEGTRVFETADGPAVFRLDEHLARLERSARMLRIELPYKQQDLAAATVELVAANGHRSCYLRHLAFLGYGSMGLDMRHSPTSVSIASWDWPAYLAAERGLRLMTSSWRRTDPNSVPPAAKATGPYLNSALARREASDAGFDEALLLAPDGSVSECSSENVFAVRDGVLRTPPGSAGALEGITQDTLLTLARDLGVEVRVENLLRSDLYAADEVFVSGTAAGVVPVASLDNRELPSAEGELTKRLAQAYRAATSGADARYRHWLTPVRSA, encoded by the coding sequence ATGGCGATCGACGAGTCTTCCGTGATCTGGTTCGACGGCGCGCTGGTGCCCTGGCGGGAGGCCCGGGTCCACGTGCTGACGCACGCGCTGCACTACGGCACCGGCGTGCTGGAGGGCACCCGGGTGTTCGAGACGGCCGACGGCCCGGCGGTGTTCCGGCTGGACGAGCACCTGGCCCGGCTGGAGCGCAGCGCCCGCATGCTGCGCATCGAACTCCCCTACAAGCAGCAGGATTTGGCGGCCGCCACGGTCGAGCTGGTGGCGGCGAACGGCCACCGCTCGTGCTACCTGCGGCACTTGGCGTTCCTGGGCTACGGCTCGATGGGGCTGGACATGCGGCACTCCCCCACCAGCGTGTCGATCGCCTCCTGGGACTGGCCGGCCTACCTGGCGGCGGAGCGCGGGCTGCGGCTGATGACCAGCAGTTGGCGGCGGACCGACCCCAACTCCGTTCCCCCGGCGGCGAAGGCCACCGGCCCGTACCTCAACTCGGCGCTGGCCCGGCGGGAGGCGAGCGACGCGGGCTTCGACGAGGCGCTGCTGCTGGCGCCGGACGGCTCGGTCAGCGAGTGCAGTTCGGAGAACGTGTTCGCGGTCCGCGACGGGGTGCTGCGCACGCCCCCGGGCAGCGCGGGCGCCCTGGAGGGGATCACCCAGGACACCCTGCTGACCCTGGCCCGGGACCTGGGCGTCGAGGTGCGGGTGGAGAACCTGCTGCGTTCGGACCTGTACGCGGCGGACGAGGTGTTCGTCTCCGGAACGGCGGCCGGCGTCGTCCCGGTGGCCTCCCTGGACAACCGCGAACTACCGTCCGCCGAGGGCGAGTTGACCAAGCGGCTGGCGCAGGCGTACCGGGCCGCGACCAGCGGGGCCGACGCCCGGTACCGGCACTGGCTGACGCCGGTCCGGAGCGCGTAG
- a CDS encoding MoaD/ThiS family protein produces MAIEVRIPTILRTYTDGAKAVDGNGADLGELFTDLDSRHPGIAARLLDGGELRRFVNVYLNDEDVRFLDGISTALSDGDSVTILPAVAGGMK; encoded by the coding sequence ATGGCCATCGAGGTCCGCATCCCGACCATCCTCCGTACCTACACCGACGGCGCCAAGGCCGTCGACGGCAACGGCGCCGACCTCGGGGAGCTCTTCACCGACCTCGACTCCCGGCACCCCGGCATCGCCGCCCGGCTGCTGGACGGCGGCGAGCTGCGCCGCTTCGTCAACGTCTACCTGAACGACGAGGACGTCCGCTTCCTGGACGGCATCTCCACCGCGCTCTCCGACGGCGACAGCGTCACCATCCTCCCGGCCGTGGCCGGCGGTATGAAGTAA
- a CDS encoding nicotinate phosphoribosyltransferase: MDAITAHRSSALLTDRYELTMLQAALRSGAAHRRSVFEVFTRRLPSGRRYGVLAGTGRVLDAIEGFRFTAPQLDWLADQDVVDEETLRFLADYRFTGSVHGYPEGEAYFPGSPLLTVEGTFAEAVILETVILSILNHDSAIAAAASRMTAAAGDRPVIEMGARRAHEQAAVAAARAAYLAGFAATSDLEAGFTYGIPTTGTAAHAFTLLHDSERDAFTAQIDSMGRDTTLLVDTYDLNEAVRTAVEVAGPDLGAVRIDSGDLTLLAHRVRRQLDDLGATGTKIIVTSDLDEYAIAALAAAPVDGYGVGTSLVTGSGHPTCAMVYKLVARESVPGGELVPVAKRSAGGKTSVGGRKWAARRPDRDGVAEAEVVGTGPVPAELAPHLLQVPLITGGEVVGREPLAAARERHRRARAGLPLSATQLSRGEPVITTERLAG; this comes from the coding sequence ATGGACGCCATCACCGCGCACCGCAGCTCCGCGCTGCTCACCGACCGCTACGAACTGACCATGCTGCAGGCCGCGCTGCGCAGTGGCGCCGCCCACCGCCGCTCGGTCTTCGAGGTGTTCACCCGCCGCCTGCCGAGCGGCCGCCGCTACGGCGTGCTGGCCGGCACCGGCCGGGTGCTGGACGCCATCGAGGGCTTCCGGTTCACCGCGCCGCAGCTCGACTGGCTGGCCGACCAGGACGTGGTGGACGAGGAGACCCTGCGCTTCCTCGCCGACTACCGCTTCACCGGCAGCGTCCACGGCTACCCCGAGGGCGAGGCGTACTTCCCCGGCTCGCCGCTGCTGACCGTCGAGGGCACCTTCGCCGAGGCGGTGATCCTGGAGACGGTGATCCTGTCGATCCTCAACCACGACTCGGCGATCGCCGCCGCCGCCTCCCGGATGACCGCCGCCGCGGGCGACCGCCCGGTGATCGAGATGGGCGCCCGGCGGGCCCACGAGCAGGCCGCCGTCGCCGCCGCCCGGGCCGCCTACCTGGCGGGCTTCGCCGCCACCTCCGACCTGGAGGCCGGCTTCACCTACGGCATCCCGACCACCGGCACCGCCGCGCACGCCTTCACCCTGCTGCACGACAGCGAGCGGGACGCCTTCACCGCGCAGATCGACTCGATGGGGCGCGACACCACCCTGCTGGTGGACACCTACGACCTCAACGAGGCGGTCCGCACCGCCGTCGAGGTGGCCGGGCCCGACCTCGGCGCCGTCCGGATCGACTCCGGCGACCTGACCCTGCTGGCCCACCGGGTCCGCCGCCAGCTCGACGACCTCGGCGCCACCGGCACGAAGATCATCGTCACCTCGGACCTCGACGAGTACGCCATCGCCGCGCTGGCCGCCGCCCCGGTCGACGGCTACGGCGTCGGCACCAGCCTGGTCACCGGCAGCGGCCACCCGACCTGCGCGATGGTCTACAAGCTGGTCGCCCGCGAGTCGGTGCCCGGCGGCGAGCTCGTCCCGGTCGCCAAGCGCTCGGCCGGCGGCAAGACCAGCGTCGGCGGCCGCAAGTGGGCCGCCCGCCGCCCCGACCGGGACGGCGTCGCCGAGGCCGAGGTGGTCGGCACCGGCCCGGTGCCCGCCGAGCTGGCGCCGCACCTGCTGCAGGTCCCGCTGATCACCGGCGGCGAGGTGGTCGGCCGCGAGCCGCTGGCGGCCGCCCGCGAGCGCCACCGCCGGGCCCGCGCCGGGCTGCCGCTGTCGGCCACCCAGCTCTCCCGCGGCGAGCCGGTGATCACCACCGAGCGGCTGGCCGGCTGA
- a CDS encoding isochorismatase family protein produces MHRALIVVDVQNDFCEGGSLPVAGGAEVAAAITDLIAESAPGYAHIVATRDHHIDPGPHFAAEPDYARSWPAHCVAGTEGVGFHPNFAPSVTSGAVEAVFSKGAHAAAYSGFEGFDEHGGTLADWLNERGVTDVDVVGIATDHCVRATALDAAREGFATRVLLDLTAGVAAATTATALDELRSAGVELTGTPVVRS; encoded by the coding sequence ATGCACCGGGCCCTGATCGTCGTCGACGTGCAGAACGACTTCTGCGAGGGCGGCAGCCTCCCCGTCGCCGGCGGGGCCGAGGTCGCGGCCGCGATCACCGACCTGATCGCCGAGTCCGCCCCCGGCTACGCCCACATCGTCGCCACCCGCGACCACCACATCGACCCCGGACCGCACTTCGCCGCCGAGCCGGACTACGCGCGCTCCTGGCCCGCGCACTGCGTGGCCGGCACCGAGGGCGTGGGCTTCCACCCCAACTTCGCCCCCTCGGTGACCTCCGGCGCGGTCGAGGCGGTGTTCTCCAAGGGCGCGCACGCCGCCGCGTACAGTGGCTTCGAGGGCTTCGACGAGCACGGCGGCACCCTCGCCGACTGGCTGAACGAGCGCGGCGTCACCGACGTCGACGTGGTCGGCATCGCCACCGACCACTGCGTCCGCGCCACCGCCCTGGACGCCGCCCGCGAGGGCTTCGCCACCCGGGTCCTGCTCGACCTCACGGCCGGCGTCGCCGCCGCCACCACCGCCACCGCGCTGGACGAACTGCGCTCGGCGGGCGTCGAGTTGACCGGAACTCCGGTCGTCCGAAGCTGA
- a CDS encoding PLP-dependent cysteine synthase family protein: MRYDSPIEAIGNTPLVRLPRLSAGVPGNEDGRVTLWAKLEDRNPTGSIKDRPALRMIERAEAEGRLTPGCTVLEPTSGNTGISLAMAAKLKGYRMVCVMPENTSEERRELLRMWGAEIIPSPAAGGSNTAVRIAKEIAAENPDWVMLYQYGNPDNAGAHYATTGPEILADLPTVTHFVAGLGTTGTLMGIGRYLREKVPGVQIVAAEPRYDDLVYGLRNLDEGFVPELYDAEVLTTRFSVGSADAVTRTRELLQQEGIFAGVSTGAVAHAAIGVARKAAKAGERADVVFVVADGGWKYLSTGIYTAETTEAAVEALQGQLWA, encoded by the coding sequence ATGCGCTACGACAGCCCGATCGAGGCCATCGGCAACACGCCCCTGGTGCGGTTGCCGAGGCTCTCGGCCGGCGTCCCCGGGAACGAGGACGGCCGGGTCACGCTCTGGGCGAAGCTGGAGGACCGCAACCCGACCGGCTCGATCAAGGACCGCCCGGCGCTGCGCATGATCGAGCGCGCCGAGGCGGAGGGCCGGCTCACCCCGGGCTGCACCGTCCTGGAGCCCACCAGCGGCAACACCGGCATCTCGCTCGCCATGGCGGCCAAGCTCAAGGGCTACCGGATGGTCTGCGTGATGCCGGAGAACACCAGCGAGGAGCGCCGCGAGCTGCTCCGGATGTGGGGCGCGGAGATCATCCCCTCGCCCGCCGCCGGCGGCTCCAACACCGCGGTGCGGATCGCCAAGGAGATCGCCGCCGAGAACCCCGACTGGGTGATGCTCTACCAGTACGGCAACCCGGACAACGCGGGCGCGCACTACGCCACCACCGGCCCGGAGATCCTCGCCGACCTGCCCACCGTCACCCACTTCGTGGCCGGCCTGGGCACCACCGGCACCCTGATGGGCATCGGCCGCTACCTGCGCGAGAAGGTCCCCGGCGTGCAGATCGTCGCCGCCGAGCCCCGCTACGACGACCTGGTCTACGGCCTGCGCAACCTGGACGAGGGCTTCGTCCCCGAGCTGTACGACGCCGAGGTGCTCACCACCCGCTTCTCGGTCGGCTCCGCCGACGCCGTCACCCGCACCCGCGAGCTGCTCCAGCAGGAGGGCATCTTCGCGGGCGTCTCCACCGGCGCGGTCGCGCACGCCGCGATCGGGGTGGCCCGAAAGGCCGCCAAGGCCGGCGAGCGGGCGGACGTGGTGTTCGTGGTCGCCGACGGCGGCTGGAAGTACCTGTCCACCGGCATCTACACCGCCGAGACCACCGAGGCGGCGGTCGAGGCACTGCAGGGCCAGCTCTGGGCCTGA
- a CDS encoding MBL fold metallo-hydrolase — protein sequence MKLTVVGCSGSFPSVDSPCSSYLVEHDGYRLVVDLGNGALGALQKYTGLYEVDAILLSHLHADHCVDLCAYWVARNYRVEGCPAPLPVHGPAGTAERLARAYDMPEKPGMTEVFDFRDLSDGARLALGPFTVTAARVNHLDCEAYGFRIEAGGRSLVYSGDTGVCPDLVELARGTDLFLCEAAYTDGKETFDSIHLNGTQAGRHAAAAGAGRLVLTHIPPWTDPERNRRDAAAAYPGPVELARPGAVYEL from the coding sequence ATGAAACTGACCGTGGTGGGGTGCTCGGGGAGCTTCCCGTCCGTGGACTCCCCGTGCTCCAGCTACCTGGTGGAGCACGACGGCTACCGGCTCGTCGTCGACCTCGGCAACGGCGCGCTCGGCGCGCTGCAGAAGTACACCGGCCTGTACGAGGTGGACGCGATCCTGCTCAGCCACCTGCACGCCGACCACTGCGTCGACCTGTGCGCCTACTGGGTGGCCCGCAACTACCGGGTCGAGGGCTGTCCCGCGCCGCTGCCGGTGCACGGCCCGGCCGGCACCGCCGAGCGGCTCGCCCGGGCCTACGACATGCCGGAGAAGCCCGGCATGACCGAGGTCTTCGACTTCCGCGACCTGAGCGACGGCGCCCGCCTGGCGCTCGGCCCGTTCACCGTCACCGCCGCCCGGGTCAACCACCTGGACTGCGAGGCGTACGGCTTCCGGATCGAGGCCGGCGGCCGCAGCCTGGTCTACTCCGGCGACACCGGGGTCTGCCCCGACCTGGTCGAACTCGCGCGCGGCACCGACCTGTTCCTGTGCGAGGCGGCCTACACGGACGGCAAGGAGACCTTCGACTCGATCCACCTCAACGGCACCCAGGCCGGCCGGCACGCCGCCGCCGCCGGGGCCGGCCGCCTGGTGCTCACCCACATCCCGCCGTGGACCGACCCGGAGCGCAACCGCCGCGACGCCGCCGCCGCCTACCCGGGACCGGTCGAACTGGCCCGCCCCGGGGCCGTCTACGAGCTCTGA
- a CDS encoding Mov34/MPN/PAD-1 family protein: MLTITRELRDRIVAHSRADHPDEACGVIAGPAGTGRPERFIPMLNAARSPTFYEFDSGDLLKLYREMDDLDEEPVVIYHSHTATEAYPSRTDVSYASEPFAHYVLVSTAEGTGEEDPYQFRSFRIVDGVITEEDVEVVEGYRV, encoded by the coding sequence ATGCTGACCATCACCCGAGAACTGCGCGACCGGATCGTCGCCCACTCCCGCGCCGACCACCCGGACGAGGCGTGCGGCGTGATCGCCGGACCGGCCGGCACCGGGCGCCCCGAGCGGTTCATCCCGATGCTCAACGCGGCCCGCTCGCCCACCTTCTACGAGTTCGACTCCGGCGACCTGCTGAAGCTCTACCGCGAGATGGACGACCTCGACGAGGAGCCGGTGGTGATCTACCACTCGCACACCGCGACCGAGGCGTACCCCTCCCGCACCGACGTGAGCTACGCCTCCGAGCCGTTCGCCCACTACGTCCTGGTCTCCACCGCCGAGGGCACCGGCGAGGAGGACCCCTACCAGTTCCGCTCGTTCCGCATCGTGGACGGTGTGATCACAGAGGAAGACGTCGAGGTGGTCGAGGGCTACCGGGTCTGA
- the clpS gene encoding ATP-dependent Clp protease adapter ClpS gives MSVAPVEIERPEVEGVPVTEPDTPWVTIVHNDPVNLMSYVQHVFQSYFGYPKEKARRLMMDVHQKGRAVVSSGTREEMERDVQAMHGYGLWATLQHD, from the coding sequence GTGAGTGTCGCGCCGGTGGAGATCGAGCGCCCGGAGGTCGAGGGGGTTCCGGTCACGGAGCCGGACACGCCCTGGGTGACCATCGTCCACAACGACCCGGTCAACCTGATGAGCTACGTCCAGCACGTCTTCCAGAGCTACTTCGGCTACCCGAAGGAGAAGGCCCGCCGGCTGATGATGGACGTGCACCAGAAGGGGCGGGCGGTGGTCTCCAGCGGCACCCGCGAGGAGATGGAGCGCGACGTGCAGGCGATGCACGGCTACGGCCTGTGGGCCACCCTGCAGCACGACTGA